A window of Blastomonas sp. SL216 contains these coding sequences:
- the metZ gene encoding O-succinylhomoserine sulfhydrylase: MKRNSGQDPAITSRWRPATRAIRGGTARSEFGETSEALFLTSGYAYDCAEDAAARFNGEQAGMTYSRLQNPTVEMLEKRISLMEGAEATRCMASGMAAMTAALLCQLQMGDHVVASRALFGSCRWLTDSLLPKFGIETTIIDGRELDQWEAAIRPNTKVFFFETPANPTMDIIDLKAVCDIARARGITSVVDNAFATNVLQRPMEFGADVVAYSATKMMDGQGRVLAGAVCGTDDFINNTLLPFTRNTGPTLSAFNAWVVLKGLETLDLRIRRQSENALKVASFLEGRVERVNYPGLPSHPQHNLAMAQMEAAGPIFSLYVGGGRARAHALLNALELVDISNNIGDSRSLMTHPSSTTHHGLGEEARLAVGITEDMLRLNVGLEDVEDVIEDLDRALGKAGL, from the coding sequence ATGAAGCGCAATTCCGGACAAGACCCCGCCATCACCAGCCGCTGGCGTCCCGCCACCCGCGCGATCCGCGGTGGCACCGCGCGCAGCGAATTCGGCGAGACTTCCGAAGCGCTGTTCCTGACCTCGGGCTATGCCTATGACTGCGCCGAAGATGCCGCCGCGCGGTTCAACGGCGAACAGGCCGGCATGACCTATAGCCGGTTGCAGAATCCCACGGTCGAGATGCTGGAAAAGCGCATCTCGCTGATGGAAGGCGCAGAGGCAACGCGCTGCATGGCGAGCGGCATGGCGGCAATGACGGCGGCTTTGCTCTGCCAGCTGCAGATGGGCGATCATGTGGTCGCCAGCCGCGCGCTGTTCGGTTCGTGCCGCTGGCTGACCGACAGTTTGCTGCCCAAGTTCGGCATCGAGACCACGATCATCGATGGGCGCGAGCTCGATCAGTGGGAGGCGGCGATCCGTCCGAACACCAAGGTGTTCTTCTTCGAAACGCCCGCCAACCCGACGATGGACATCATCGACCTCAAGGCGGTGTGTGACATCGCCCGTGCGCGTGGCATTACCAGCGTGGTCGACAATGCCTTTGCCACCAATGTGCTGCAGCGGCCGATGGAATTTGGCGCGGATGTCGTCGCCTATAGCGCCACCAAGATGATGGACGGCCAGGGCCGCGTGCTGGCTGGCGCGGTTTGCGGTACCGATGATTTCATCAACAACACGCTGCTGCCGTTCACCCGCAACACCGGCCCGACGCTGAGCGCGTTCAACGCCTGGGTTGTGCTCAAGGGTCTGGAAACGCTGGACCTGCGCATCCGCCGCCAGAGCGAAAATGCGCTCAAGGTGGCAAGCTTCCTGGAAGGCCGGGTCGAGCGGGTCAACTATCCGGGCCTGCCCAGCCATCCGCAGCACAATCTCGCGATGGCGCAGATGGAAGCCGCCGGGCCGATCTTCTCGCTCTATGTCGGCGGCGGCCGAGCCCGCGCCCATGCACTGCTCAACGCGCTCGAGCTGGTCGATATCTCGAACAATATCGGCGATTCCCGCTCGCTGATGACGCATCCCAGCTCCACCACCCACCACGGCCTGGGCGAGGAAGCGCGGCTGGCCGTCGGCATCACCGAGGACATGCTGCGGCTCAATGTGGGGCTCGAGGATGTCGAGGACGTGATCGAGGATCTCGACCGGGCACTGGGCAAGGCGGGGCTCTAA
- a CDS encoding BlaI/MecI/CopY family transcriptional regulator, which produces MAPERISDAEHAVMEVLWQRAPLTATEVADALADAREWSLQTVKTLLSRLTNKGAVSYDQDGRRYLYSPILEREDYVGDESRRLVDRLFGGRAAPLIAHLAEQQKFTAEDLAEIERLIGELKS; this is translated from the coding sequence ATGGCTCCCGAACGGATCAGTGATGCAGAACATGCGGTGATGGAGGTGCTGTGGCAGCGCGCTCCGTTGACCGCGACGGAGGTGGCGGACGCCCTGGCCGATGCGCGCGAATGGTCGCTGCAGACGGTCAAGACGCTGCTGTCGCGGCTCACCAACAAGGGCGCGGTGTCCTATGACCAGGACGGCCGCCGTTATCTCTACAGCCCCATATTGGAGCGCGAGGATTATGTCGGCGATGAATCGCGGCGGTTGGTCGATCGCCTGTTCGGCGGCCGGGCCGCGCCGCTTATCGCGCATCTGGCAGAACAGCAGAAATTCACGGCGGAGGACCTGGCCGAGATCGAGCGGCTGATCGGGGAGTTGAAGTCATGA